The following is a genomic window from Coturnix japonica isolate 7356 chromosome 26, Coturnix japonica 2.1, whole genome shotgun sequence.
AGCACTGCCCCATGCCGGGATGCTTGCcatggggctgtgcctgctTTGCCGTGGGGCAGGCTGTGCCGCTGGCAAACGGGGTACAAACGCACCCCTGAGCCACATCCAGAGCCTGTGTCCATCACCCCAAAAGGGTCACCCTAAGGGACCATTCCCAAGGCACGACGCACACCAAAGATGAGCGTATGGGGAGCGCACATGGGGTGTGTGCTGGCGGCAATGCTGCAGCGCTGTGGGgctcagcaccctgcaggaTCGAGTCATGCCCTATTTTGCATGACCATGCGTGACCCACGTGCTCCCTCTGCCGGAGCAGAACGCAGGAAAGCCGCAGAGCAGCTGGGcaagaaatgaagagcaaaatGGGTGCTGGGAGTCAGCCAAGCCCCCCTCGCACACTATCCCTCCGCTTACGGTCGCTGCTGTGCACAATCTGGAAGTTCTTGACGGAGGCGTGGGTGACACGGCCGTGGAAGTTGAGAACGTAGGACTGGGTCTCATCATTCCACACCGGCGCCTTGTTGTGCAGCTCGATAATGTTGTCCATGTTCTTGTTCTGCCACCTCATGAGCAGCCCATCGTTGTCCTGGGGAGAGCAAAAGGGATGAGACTTGGTGCACAGCGAGATGCTGTCCCTGGGTGCTCTGGAACACACAACTCTGAAGCAGGACATGGCTGGGAAGAGACCAACACCACACCTCCACCTCCCACACAAGTGCCTTGAGACTGAGGGATGCCCCAACCAGGTGAACCTCAAGTGAACCCCACCAAACCCAGCCCAGAGGGCTTGTGGGCTCCATCCTCATTTGATCCTTGGCCGTCTGACTCACATTTCGGGGCCGGATGGGCACCCGCTCGTTGTCTGAATTCATCCCAGGGATGATGACTGTCATCTTCCGGGGCCCTTTGAACCCTAGCACATTGGTCTCCTGCAAGAGATGCCCCATTTCATAAAACAAGCAACTGTTGTGGGCTGCAGCCTCGTTATATCGCTCCATGGCTCTTCAGCCCCCAGTGATGCCCCAACAAAGGGGTGCAGGTTGAGGTTCCCTCAGTGCCTGCTGGGGGGAACTCTTACGTAAACCACAGCCGACAGCTCCTGCCGCACATTGGACCAATCAGCGCTGGCCCGATCGGGGTTAGCGCCATTGTCGAACACGGTGAACTTGGTCCCCATCAGGTTGGACCTGCAGCATCAGGACATGATTTggtgccaccagcagcaccatcaCGCATCAAATTCCACCATCCAGAGCCTCCCCTTCTGCACTGATCCCACTCCCATCCCACATCTGATGTGCAAAAGTTGGTGGCACTCACCTCAGCTTCCCGATGAAGTTCTCCCCACCCCTCGACAAGTCCGTGGGGTCGATGGAGATGAGGTAGTTGGAGGTTTTACTCTTTTTACGCTTTCTCCCAGCAAGCAGGAAGACCTAGGTTCATGACAGGGTCAGAAGGGTGCTGCCACCTCGTCATACCCTCCACACATTGCATTGTGCAATGGGGACGTGGCCATGATGTTATGCAAGTTATAAAGTAATCAAgccattaaggttggaaacgacctctaagatcatccagatcaacccatccccactatgGACACGAAGCCACATCCctaaacagaatcacagaataataaaggctggaagagaccactGAGACCAGCAAATACAACCACTGACCTATCTCTAGCACCACTGTGGCACAGCTGAGCCACAAAACACTGCCAGTGTCCCCATACATGGCATGAGCATTGCCTCTCTGGCATCATACCATGCACCAACACTGGCATTTCTAAAGAGAAATGGGACAGAAGTAACCTCTGTAGGGCCATAGTGGGGTGCACATGGGCATCTCCTAAGACCTGCATAGGTGCACTTCTTGGGTGTTTCCATGGATCTTCAGCCCCCTGCCCTGCTTACCTTCTTGTCATTATCCAGGTGCAGGTAGTAGGTGGGGTACAGGCCCCGGTCCATACCCCTCTTGTCCCGTGTCACCCGGCACTTGATGGTCACCCCCTGTGGCGCTGGGGACAGCACAAACTTCTCCAGGTTGTCCACCTCAATGACAGGTGATGGTGGcctctcttccttctgcagggCCACACCACAGCTTTTTGGAGGATCCCAAGCCCTGTGCCATTTACTCTCATCTCCCAGCTCCTTACACCCCACGTGCCCCCAGGATTTGGGTCTGGGGACAGTATGGCCATGCAGACCTACCCCAGGGGATGCTCCTGACCCACCCTATGGGTGTCTCTAGTATTTTCACCCATTACCTTTTTagatttcttccctttgcctttcTTGTTGGAGTTCTTCTGCTGTGTCTCCAAGGTCTCCTCTtcactttctgctgctttaggAGCTGTAGACAGGAGGGAATGCCAACACATTAGTAATAATGCCCAATAGCCAGGTCCCCAGTGCCCCTGGAGTCCCCCAGCCCTCTCACCTTTCTTCCTGGTTTTCCTCTCCCTGGGAGGGTCCCCACCAGTCTGGAAGAGGGATGCTGGATTCTTCTTCTTACCCGATCGGATGGGTTTGGTACTGGCATCAGAGTCATCCTCCTCATCGCTGCCAGTGGCAGCTGGGGGGCACAGGAACATGGGAACATTGGGACACAGGGATATGGGAAAACAGTGCATGGGGACACCATCACACACAGTGGGTGCTGCTGATGAGGATGCCAGTGCCCCTCACCTCATacctttctttttgctcttcttctccttctccccattCACATGGAACACAGATGTCGGCTCCTTCTTGGTGCTTTTGGAGGATTTGGCTTTGCTGTCAGCATCGGTTTTGTCACCTGGAGGGCCAGACCAGGGACAGGCAGTGAGAATAGTCACATGATGACAGTGGACTGAGACAGTGCCACCCCTGTGTATTCACCCTTTCctttcagcttcttctcccCTGAGGGTGGCTCTCTGGtcagtttcttcttcagcttcttggGAGGATCTTTACTCTCCatctcatcttcctcctcctcctcctcatcctcagaTGCATCTGCCCAGTGGGACACAGCAGAGTGATGGTGGTGGCACACAAGGGACAGAGGGACCCACATGGATCTGGGGGTTCCCCATCTTTGATGCACCAGGCCAATTTGGGGACAAAGACACCATAGGGGTGTGCAGGGTTCCTGTAGATATTGGTAGCATGGACATAGGGATGTGGTgagtggggatgtggggctggagtATGTCCATCCTTCTTGGATATGTTTGGCTGGTTTGGGGGCAAAAAGCACCCTGAGGGGATGCAGAGTTGCTGTGGATACAAGTGGGGTAGACAGTGGGGACAAAACGCTTGGCAACGTGATGCATGGGGATACGGTTCGTGGGAGCACATGGTGCATGGGGACACATGGTACGTGAGGAAATGTGGCTGTACCAGGATGTAAACTGGTGCCCATGGAGGGATGGCTGCTGCCCACCATGTCCCCTCACCTTGCTGCTTCTTTGGGCCTTCAGCTACATGGGATCGAGGTGCCGAGCTCTCCTTCTTCTTCCGAGGCTCCCGGGAGGGTTTGGAGCTGGGCTCTTTAccaccttcctcctctcctttctccttcttcttccccacTTTCTTCACCCCTGCAGATTTCAAGATCCTTTGTGACAAGGATCACCATAGGTGCAGGGGGAATAAGATAAGGGGGCGAACAGGAGCTGACAGAGGGCCCCCCCAGGCTGCTCACCCTGCACTGGGCCATGGGGCTCCTCAGTACCCCTGGGTTCACTCGGCTTCTTCACCCGCAGCCGTCGTGGTTTGTcttcaggctctgctgctggctcctgccgcttcttcttcagcttctgccCCACAGATGATGCTGCAGAGACCGTGCCATGGTTCAGCATCTGCTCTTACAGTAGCTGGAGCACACTGGTGCATTTTGGAAAGGGATGCTGTAAGAGCACGGCAGCTCTTGCGTCATTTTTGCAAAAGCTCTTGCAAGGGACGTGCTGCACTGTTACGTGTGAGCAACTTACCGTGGGGTCAGCCACAGGGGGATGGCAGGAGGGAAACAGAATGGGCTGTTAGCAGAGAGGTTGGAGGGCACCAGTACTGCACTGTGCCAGTCTAGGGGATGGGAGACATGATGCTGTACTGCCATACAAGAGCCACAAGGGATACgcaggggatgtggggatgCAAAGCTCCCCGGCTCCTCTCACCCACATGTGTTTCCTATGGAAACCCAATTGTGGGGTGGAGATTGAAGGCCATGTGCCGAGACAGGCCGgagactgcagagctgcagggatcGAGGTCAGCAgaagcagggcaggaggaagtGGGGGATTAGAGGCAGCACACCTAATCCTCTTTACCCTGAGCTATAAATAATGCTGATTTACCAAATGCAGAGCATGTGGTTCAGCACCAGGCAGGGAACATCAGAGGAGAGGGCACCTGGTCGGGGTCCCCCAGGAGTGACGCAGCACTGATCGCATCACCATTGATCACATCAGGGTGCAAAGCATTGCCCCTTTTCCAGGGATTTGCTcgggggaaggagggggggggggggggttcttcCCAGGCAGAGCCCCCAGCACCTCAGCACCACAGAAGGATGGATCTGTCCCGCAGCACTAACCCACTGCCATCTCCCAGTGCATATCCCTCAGGGTCTTGTGGTGGGGCTGCAAATCCCAAATTATTTCACACCATCAGCTGGCTACAAAAAAGCTCCTTCTCTCCTTTAATCCCTTAAGCAGCACAGAGTCAGGATGGCTCTTCGCTTCATTATTTAACAAAGTCTGCTAATCACAGCAGAGTACTCAGATTGCTGCAGAGACCCCTCAGTCAGGGGCTGTCCCAGAGGGCTGCCTCAAAATGCAGCCTCCCCTGGAAGGGGTCACAGCCTGGAAAGTGACTCTGCTGACAGCTGAAAGGCTTAATTAAAGCACTAATTAGGAGCTGAGGACCCATCTGATGAGATGGAGATGGGCTTGGGAAGGATGCACAAGTCAGAAGCAGAGCGGGGTGCCACAAATGCCTGCACTCACCCAGGGCTGAGTACCAAACCCACTCCACTCCCACCACAGTGTGGGCCAGGGGCTGCCCCCATCCTCAGCCCACTGGAGGATTTCTCCTCACCTGCTTTGGCCgctgctgctgagggctgctCGGCTCCTcgctggggctgtggggcagaggaaGCAGATGAGTGAGGGCTGGCCCCATCAGAATGGCTTGAaaaggtttgtttctttgtgacCATGAGCCAGAAGGGACAGCAGTTTCCCAAAGCAGCTTCCCTATATCCCAACAGGGCCAAGCACAGACTGGGCTCTGCTTTGGTCAGGGCTGATAGCAGTGAGGTTAACCAGGGGGAATGTGCCCTAATGAATGCTTTTCCCATTGCAAGCCACCAAGAACCATGGCACTGACCATtcaaacaaacgaacaaaaaacaccaagacaaacaaaacaaaacaaaaacagaataatgctAAGACAAACCATTAAACTGCattgaaaagggagaaaaaaggacCTCACCTGTCAGCAGCCCACACCTCACGCAGGATCTCTGTCTGCAGTGGCATTGCTGCAGCCCTATAGGATCAGAGCTGGTTCCATGGGTGCAGGCTCAGCCCCGGAGCCAGCAGCGCAGGAGGAGCGCGCAGAGGAGACGattaagtttttatttctcttgaaacTCAGTAATAGGATTTCAGGGCTGGCCGGCCCTGCAGGGAGAGTGACAGCTGTTCCAGTAATCCCAGTAAAAGGGAACCTGGGGGATTTGTTTGTGgattcctcctttttccccacCCAATGTTGGGGATAAAAACACAGGATTTGGGTTGGTTTGCACAGGAAACCCAAGGATCCCTGCTGGACTTATTGCTTACCCAACTCAACATCACTGCAGCACCAAACCTATTCCTtacccaacccaaccccactgTAGCATCAAACCCATTCCTTACTCAACACACCACTGCAGCACCAACCCATTGAAGCCTTGCTCCCTGTAGCACCCAGTGCCACTAGGTGGCATTTGGACACTGCACActccatgcagagcagagcGCCCTTAGCCATGgtgtgctcagcactgccacCCTCTCACCGTGTTGCCAGGGTTGCATGTTTTTTTGGAGCAAGCCAGAGTCGTCTCCTAAGGAAAACATGACTTTAGCTGACCcaaagtgactttttttttgccacgTTTGcataaacaaaacttttttttttgcagagccATTACTTCCATTCAGCTTTTCACCCCAGCACCAGACCTGGGGCAAGCAACGACCCCGAAGCACCAGCTCAAATCTCCCCAGCACGGATGCTGAACAAATAAGGGCACCAGGATAAAGCCCCCAGGCTGGGAAGGCTGCACTGCTGAGACCCGAAAGTGGCACCTCAAAGCAGGATCCCAAAGCAGCATGTCAAAGACAG
Proteins encoded in this region:
- the TULP1 gene encoding tubby-related protein 1, giving the protein MLNHGTVSAASSVGQKLKKKRQEPAAEPEDKPRRLRVKKPSEPRGTEEPHGPVQGVKKVGKKKEKGEEEGGKEPSSKPSREPRKKKESSAPRSHVAEGPKKQQDASEDEEEEEEDEMESKDPPKKLKKKLTREPPSGEKKLKGKGDKTDADSKAKSSKSTKKEPTSVFHVNGEKEKKSKKKAATGSDEEDDSDASTKPIRSGKKKNPASLFQTGGDPPRERKTRKKAPKAAESEEETLETQQKNSNKKGKGKKSKKKEERPPSPVIEVDNLEKFVLSPAPQGVTIKCRVTRDKRGMDRGLYPTYYLHLDNDKKVFLLAGRKRKKSKTSNYLISIDPTDLSRGGENFIGKLRSNLMGTKFTVFDNGANPDRASADWSNVRQELSAVVYETNVLGFKGPRKMTVIIPGMNSDNERVPIRPRNDNDGLLMRWQNKNMDNIIELHNKAPVWNDETQSYVLNFHGRVTHASVKNFQIVHSSDPDYIVMQFGRVADDAFTMDYNYPMCAVQAFAIALSSFDGKLACE